From Herpetosiphonaceae bacterium:
GGCCGCAACACGAAGCTCCGCGCCTTCCTTGCCGAGCATCTTCCCGACTACATGATCCCCTCCGCGTTTGTGGTGCTGGATGTGCTGCCGAAGACGCCCAACGGCAAGATCGACCGCAAGGCACTGCCTGTGCCGGAGCAACAGGCGGTGCTCGACGAGCGCTTCGCGGCGCCGACCAATCCGATTGAGGACGTGCTGGCGAGCATCTGGGCCGATGTGCTCGGCGTCGAGCGCGTGAGCATCCACCACAACTTCTTCGAGTTGGGCGGTCACTCGCTGCTGGCGACCCAGGTGATCGCCCGTGTGCGCGACGCCTTGCAGGCCGATGTGCTGCTGCGCGATCTTTTCGAGACGCTGACCGTCGCGGGTCTGGCCCGGCGCATCGACGCAGCCCGCCAGCGGCGGCGCCTGCCGATCCCGCCGGTCGAGCCGGTCGATCGCATGCAGCCGCTCCCGCTCTCGTTCGGCCAGCAGCGCTTCTGGTTCCTCGACCGGCTGCTGCCTGGCAGCCCGGCCTACAGCATCACGCTGGGCGTGCGGCTCACGGGCAGGCTCGATCGTGCCGCGCTCCAGCGCAGCCTTGAAGCGCTGGTACGCCGCCACGAGTCGCTGCGGACGATCTTTGTGCAGCAGCCGGGCAAACCCGATGACGAGGCCGGAGCGCTTGTGCAGGTGATCATGCCCGCCGCCGAGGTCGCGCTGCCGCTGCTGGATCTCGGCGCCACGACCGCCGAGGAGCGCGTGCGCCAGACAGAGTCGCTGCTGGCGGCGGAGGCCGAGCGACCTTTCAATCTGAGCCAGGGGCCGCTGCTGCGCACCACGCTGGTGCGCCACCACGACGAGGAGCACGTGCTGCTGCTGGCGCTGCACCATATCATCACCGATGGCTGGTCGATGAATATCCTGGTGCGCGAGCTGGCGACGCTCTATCGCGGCTTCAGCCAGCAGGAGGATGCCCAGGCTGCGCCCGTGCTGCCGGAACTGCCGGTGCAGTACGCCGACTATGCGATCTGGCAGCGCCAGTGGCTCGCCGAGGGGGCACCCGGTGGTGTGCTCGATGCCGAGATGGCCTACTGGAAAAAGCAACTGAGCGGGACGCTGCCGGTGCTGCAACTGCCGCTGGATCGCCCGCGCCCGGCTGTGCAGAGCGCGCGCGGCAGCAGCGAGACGCTGGTGCTCTCCCGCGCGCTGACCGATGCGCTCAAGGCGCTGAGCCGCCACGAGGGCGCGACGCTGTTCATGACACTGCTGACGGCGTTCGATGTGCTGCTCCATCGCTACACGGGCCAGACCGATCTGCTGGTCGGCTCGCCGATCGCGGGCCGTATCCGCCCGGAGCTTGAGGGCGTGATCGGGCTGTTCCTGAACACGCTGGTGATCCGCGCCGATCTGATGGGCGCTCCGTCCTTCAGCGGCCTGCTGGCCCAGGTCCGCGATACAACGCTGGCGGCCTTCGATCATCAGGCGCTCCCCTTCGAGCGGCTGGTCGAGGAGCTACAGCCTGAGCGTGATCTGAGCCACACACCTGTTTTCCAGGTGATGTTCAACCTGCTCAACTTCGCCGATGTCGTGCTTGATCTGCCCGATCTTCAGCTCAGCGTGATCGAGCCGCCGCCGCCCGCCAAGTTCGACCTGACGCTGACGCTGGCAGAAACGCCGGACGGCCTGGTCGCGGACTTTGGCTACAATGTCGATCTCTTCGAGGCCGCGACGATCGCGCGGATGGCGGCGCAGTTCGAGGTCTTGCTGGCCGGAATCGTCGCCGATCCGTCGCGGCGCATCACCGCGCTGCCGCTGCTGCCGGAGGCCGAGCGCGAGCAGGTTGTGTATGCCTGGAATCCACTGCCGAGCCTGCCGCCTCAGGAGCGGCTCACGGCACAGCTTTTCGAGGCCCAGGCGGCGCGCACGCCCGAGTCGGCTGCCCTGGTCTGTGGCGATGCGGTGCTGACCTACGCCGAGCTGAACGCCCGATCCAACCAACTGGCACGTTATCTGCGGCAGCAGGGCGTCGGCAGCGCGACACGAGAGACGCTGGTCGGGCTGCTCGTCGAGCGCTCCGTGACGATGGTCGTGGCGGTGCTGGCGATCCTCAAGGCGGGCGGCGCGTACGTGCCGCTCGATCCGGCGCAGCCAGGCGAGCGACTCCAGCTTATGCTCGACGACGCACAGATCGATCTGCTGCTGATCGGCGAGGGCCTGGCCGCCTATCTTGAGCAGCCAGCGCAGCGGCCTCGGTTCAACGTCGTCAATCTGGATGCCGAGTGGCCGCTGATCGACCGGCAGCGCGCCGACAATCTGCCGATCGCAGTTCATCCCGATCAGCTTGCCTACGTGATGTACACCTCCGGCTCGACGGGCACGCCCAAAGGAGTCGGAGTGCCGCACCGCGCGATGACCAACTACGTGCGCTGGATGCAGCAGAGCTATCCGCTGATGGCGGACGATCGCGTCCTGCAAACGGTGCCGCTCAGCTTCGACGTATCGATCCGCGAGATCTTCTGGCCGCTGCTCTCCGGCGCGCAGCTTGTGCTGGCGCGGCCCGGCGGTCAGTCCGACAGCGCGTATCTGGTGGAGGCGATCGAGCGCTGGAGCATCACGCAGATCCGCTTCGTGCCACCGATGCTCCAGATCTTCTTGGATGCTCCCGACCTTGCGCGCTGCCCGACGCTGCGGCGGATCTTCTGCGGCGGCGAGTCGCTGCCCGTGGCGCTTCAGGAGCGCTTCTTCGCGCGGCTGGATGCCGCGCTGCTCAACACGTACGGTCCTACCGAGGCCGCGGTCAACGCGACCGCCTGGACCTGTGCGCCGGAGGCTGCCGCGCGCTTCGTGCCGCTCGGCCAGCCCGTCGCCAACGTGCAGGTGTATCTGCTGGACGCCAATCTTCAGCCGGTGCCGATCGGTGTGGCGGGAGAGCTGTGTATCGGCGGCGTGGGCCTGGCGCGGGGCTACCTTGGCCGCCCCGATCTGACCGCCGCGCGCTTCGTGCCCGATCCGTTTGGCGCTGAACCGGGCGGGCGGCTGTATCGCTCCGGCGATCTGGCCCGCCGCCATGCCGATGGGCGGCTCGAATTCGTGGGCCGGATCGACGGGCAGGTCAAGCTGCGCGGCTTCCGCATCGAGCTGGGCGAGATCGAGGCCGTGCTGCGCCAGCATGAGGCTGTGAGCGGTGCCGTGGTTATGCTGCGGGCCGAGCCGGAGCCACGGCTGGTTGCGTACGTTGTTCAGAACCAGGAACGGGTGCCCGCTGGGCATGGGCACCCGCATGGCACCCCGCGTCTTAGCTCTCCGCAGGAACTGCGTCAGTTCTTAGGCGAGCACCTACCGGAATACATGATCCCATCTGCGTTCGTGGCGCTCGATCGTCTGCCGCTGACGCCCAACGGCAAGCTTGATCGCAAAGCGCTGCCCCCGCCCGATCCGGCGCTATCTGCGACACGGATGGCGTATGCCGCGCCGCAGACGCCAACCGAGATCGCGCTCGCGGCGATCTGGGCCGAGGTCCTGGGCGTCGAGCGCATCGGCCTGCACGATCATTTCTTCGAGCTGGGCGGTCACTCGATGCTCGCGCTGCAAGTCATCTCGCGGGTCCGACAGACGCTCCAGGTCGAGGTGCCCGTCAGCACGCTCTTCACCACGCCGACGGTTGCCGCGCTCGCTCAGCACATCGACGTGATCCAGTGGGCCGCGACCAGCCGCGCCGCCGTCACGCAGCCGACAGATTTTGGCGAAGAGGGAGATTTATGAACATAGTCGAATTTCTGGCGCAACTGCGGGGGCTGGGCATTCAGCTCTGGGCCGAGGATGGTCGGCTGCGCTATCGCACGGCGGAAGGGGCGCTTCCGGCGGAGCTGCGCGCCGAGCTAACGGCACGCAAGGCAGAGATCCTGGCCTTTCTGGAGCAGGTCGCCCGCGCGGAGCAATCGTCCACGCCGACGATCCAGCCGGTCGATCGGGCACAGCCGTTGCCGCTTTCGTTCGCGCAGGAGCGCCTCTGGTTCATCGACCAGTGGGAGCCAGGACGGGCCACCTATAACCTGCCGCAGGTCGTGCGACTCCGGGGCCTGCTCGACAGCGACGCGCTGCGCGACAGCCTCTCGGAGGTTGTTCGCCGCCACGAGGTGCTGCGCACGACCTTCGCGCCTGCCGCGTCCAACGGCAGCGATCCGACGCAGCAGGGCCGCCCGGTGCAGATCATTCATCCGCCGTCGATCGTCGCGCTGCCCTGCCACGATCTGCGCGCGATCCCGCAGCCGGAGCGCGAGACAACCGCCCATCGGCTGGCCGCCGAGGAAACCGAGCGGCCCTTCGATCTTCAGCGCGGCCCGCTGCTGCGAGCCCTGCTGCTGCGCACCGCCGACGCCGAGCATCTGCTGGTGCTGACGCTGCATCATATCGTCTCGGATGGCTGGTCGACCGGCTTGCTGATCCGCGAGCTGACCACGCTCTACAGCGCGGCCAGGCAGGCAGCGCCAGGGAGCGCATCGATCCCGCCGCTCGCGATCCAGTACGCCGACTTCGCGCACTGGCAGCGACAGTGGATGGCGGGCACCACGCTCGACGCGGCGCTGGCCTACTGGCGACGGCAGCTTGCGGACGCTCCCGCTCTGCTTGAGCTACCGACCGACCGGCCACGTCCGGCGCGGCAGACCTTCAAGGGCGCAATGGAGACAGCCTTGCTCCCGGCGGCGCTGGTCGCCCCGCTTGAGTCGCTGAGCCAGCGCGCGGACGCCACGCTGTTCATGACGCTGCTGGCCGCGTTCAATGTGCTGCTCTACCGCTACACCGGTCGACCCGATCTGGTCGTCGGCTCGCCGGTCAGCGGACGCAGCCGGGCTGAGATCGAGCCGCTGATCGGCTGCTTCGTCAACATGCTGCCGCTGCGGATCGACATGAGCGGCAACCCGACGTTTCTAGAGCTGCTCCAGCGGGTGCGCGAGATGACGCTTGACGCCTATCAGCACCAGGAGGTGCCCTTCGAGAAGATCGTCGAGGCCGTGCAGCCAGCGCGGACGCTCAGCCACGCGCCGATCTTCCAGGTCGTGTTCATGCTCCAGTACGCCTCGCCCGCCAGCTACCAGCTTCCCGGCCTTGAGCTAAGCCCGGTCGAGACAGAGCACACGGTCGCAAAGTTCGATCTTGAGCTGGCGCTGACGGAAAGCCCCGACGGGCTGTGGGCCGCCGTCGAGTACAGCACCGATCTGTTCGACGCCGCGACGATCGCGCGGCTGCTGGGACATTACCAGACGATCCTCGAAGCTGTCGTCGCCGCGCCGCACCAGCGCATTGCCGCGCTGCCGCTGCTGACGCCGGCCGAGCACCAGCAGCTCCGTGCCTGGCAGGGGCCGCACGCCGCCTATCCCGTCGCCGCCACCCTCCCCGCCCGCTTCGCGGCCATCGCCGCCCGCACGCCCCACGCCATCGCCCTCTCCCACCACGACCACCACCTGACCTACGCCGACCTCCACGCCCGCGCCACCCA
This genomic window contains:
- a CDS encoding amino acid adenylation domain-containing protein; its protein translation is MTTVEFLAQLHDLGVKLWAEGERLRYRGSKEVLTPGLLKELSSRKADLLVLLRATAPQSSIPRATLDGPPPLSFAQQRLWFLDQLLPNTAIYNLPIALRLTGALDVAALAETLSAIVRRHQVLRTTFASQGPGSADRSEPVQVIAPPAPHPLNVVELHPEGTRLPADEREAAALRLVEEELERPFDLERGPLLRTMLLRLSPTEHILLLTLHHIISDAWSMGVLVREVAALYPSYAGQAAPLLPELPIQYADYAIWQRQWLQGEQLDREIDYWRRQLAAAPSLLDLPLDRPRPAVQSYRGAVHSVRLPDLLPDLRAVSEREGATLFMTLLASFYSLLHRYSGQTDLLVGSPIANRTRAELEGLIGFFVNTLVLRADLSGKPRFRDLLQQVRRVTLDAYAHQDVPFEKLVEVLQPERDMSHTPFFQVMFVLQNAPIDALELPGLTLSPVPFTSSSAKFDLTILLTESESELIADIEYNTDLFDAATIVRMAAHFQSLLRAIVADPDARIAHLPLLTEAERQRMLIDWNRSEAEYPRAAAVHALIEAQAACTPDVLALVFDGQALSYAELNTRANQLAHYLRAQGVGPDVLVALCVERSLEMIAGMLAILKAGGAYVPLDPTYPAERLQYMLSHSRSPVILTQAALVARLPEHTAQVFRLDADWHTLAQQPTTNPPRVVLPDQLAYIIFTSGSTGKPKGVMVTQRGLINLVYGLRAYFDDPQVQRTGLITSISFDISVNQIFPTLIFGRTLHVIPDAVKLDSRALLRYLDAHAIHLLDAVPSYMHAVLNEVAPEQPPNVLRYLLIGGEKLEPRLLQAVFGQIGSTVAIVNIYGLTEISDINALGIIRAHDLGQPITVGRPLQNNRIYILDQHHQPQPIGSAGEVCIAGESVSRGYVFRPDLTAERFVPCPFENGQIMVRTGDLGRWRADGTIEILGRIDHQVKVRGFRIETGEIEAVLAKHPDIDACVVVAREDGAGALGARRLVAYMVEHKRDEHQAPHSPSPVPWERGPGGEGRNTKLRAFLAEHLPDYMIPSAFVVLDVLPKTPNGKIDRKALPVPEQQAVLDERFAAPTNPIEDVLASIWADVLGVERVSIHHNFFELGGHSLLATQVIARVRDALQADVLLRDLFETLTVAGLARRIDAARQRRRLPIPPVEPVDRMQPLPLSFGQQRFWFLDRLLPGSPAYSITLGVRLTGRLDRAALQRSLEALVRRHESLRTIFVQQPGKPDDEAGALVQVIMPAAEVALPLLDLGATTAEERVRQTESLLAAEAERPFNLSQGPLLRTTLVRHHDEEHVLLLALHHIITDGWSMNILVRELATLYRGFSQQEDAQAAPVLPELPVQYADYAIWQRQWLAEGAPGGVLDAEMAYWKKQLSGTLPVLQLPLDRPRPAVQSARGSSETLVLSRALTDALKALSRHEGATLFMTLLTAFDVLLHRYTGQTDLLVGSPIAGRIRPELEGVIGLFLNTLVIRADLMGAPSFSGLLAQVRDTTLAAFDHQALPFERLVEELQPERDLSHTPVFQVMFNLLNFADVVLDLPDLQLSVIEPPPPAKFDLTLTLAETPDGLVADFGYNVDLFEAATIARMAAQFEVLLAGIVADPSRRITALPLLPEAEREQVVYAWNPLPSLPPQERLTAQLFEAQAARTPESAALVCGDAVLTYAELNARSNQLARYLRQQGVGSATRETLVGLLVERSVTMVVAVLAILKAGGAYVPLDPAQPGERLQLMLDDAQIDLLLIGEGLAAYLEQPAQRPRFNVVNLDAEWPLIDRQRADNLPIAVHPDQLAYVMYTSGSTGTPKGVGVPHRAMTNYVRWMQQSYPLMADDRVLQTVPLSFDVSIREIFWPLLSGAQLVLARPGGQSDSAYLVEAIERWSITQIRFVPPMLQIFLDAPDLARCPTLRRIFCGGESLPVALQERFFARLDAALLNTYGPTEAAVNATAWTCAPEAAARFVPLGQPVANVQVYLLDANLQPVPIGVAGELCIGGVGLARGYLGRPDLTAARFVPDPFGAEPGGRLYRSGDLARRHADGRLEFVGRIDGQVKLRGFRIELGEIEAVLRQHEAVSGAVVMLRAEPEPRLVAYVVQNQERVPAGHGHPHGTPRLSSPQELRQFLGEHLPEYMIPSAFVALDRLPLTPNGKLDRKALPPPDPALSATRMAYAAPQTPTEIALAAIWAEVLGVERIGLHDHFFELGGHSMLALQVISRVRQTLQVEVPVSTLFTTPTVAALAQHIDVIQWAATSRAAVTQPTDFGEEGDL